A segment of the Homo sapiens chromosome 10 genomic patch of type FIX, GRCh38.p14 PATCHES HG1277_PATCH genome:
CCTTATCTCTCTGGGATCCAATTATACCCACTGCATTCAGGTTTCCCAACTCAGTGGCAGCAATTTCCACTGCAATATCTGAACTACAGAGAAGAACAATCACAGTATTCTTCAAGGATTCTGGGACTCGCCTcacaaatatatttctcacagttatgagAAAAGTACATCCTCTGGACCTCCTGGGGTGGGTTGGCAGGTCTTAAATGATAAACCTAATCTAATATTCCAATCTCCCTAATCCTTTGGATCACAGTATATAGTATATCGAGGCAGTTCTGgcattttatcttcatttagaCTGGGCCACCTTTTGGTCCATTTAATACAACCAACCAAATAAACTGTAAGAGCTCTTTCTAACTCCCTAATCCACATATTAAGTCCAGAATCTCTTCTTTGTGGTCCCatttcaataaattcagcctgatcaaACACTAAGTTCCTTCCACCATTGTCCCACACCCTTAAAATCCCTCCCCACAAATATTTCCCAGATTTCTGTCAGTATAAATTGGAAAAATCATGTAGCTCTTTTGTAGTGTAACATACCTCCCCATGGGTCACACTTTGTACCTTACCTTTAAGGGCCTGCTGGGACttgagtctagttataggtctagaagcaatgAAGGATGGTAGCTGTGAGTCTTGAGAAGAATCAGCAATGTCTTGCAAGGCAACAAACTCAGGGGAGGTAATAAAAGTTTCCTCAGGTAAAGTAGCATTAATCTCCTCAGATGGGGGTGGCATGGCTGCTTTTACTGGCAAGGAAGACTCATCAGGGTCAAGGGGTTCGATACACCCAGCTTTATAAGGCTCTTCACATATGTCTGCACTCCAGTTTTCAAGATCCCATTCCTTCTCAGTTAATGCCCTCATTTTAACAGCAGACACCCTAAAAGGGTGGGGATTCAATTTGCACTGTAATTCAGCCATTTTCAGGATGagattttgggtttggttttcaATAATCTCAGCTTTGTTGTTATAAAATATAAGAGTTTCTTTCAGGGCAGAAAGAGAAACTTTTGGGTTATTCATGCGGCACTTGAGCTGGGAAATTTAATCCCTAAGATCATCCTTTCCTTCTCTACATTAGGAGTAACTAGCCAATCTCAttgttctcatgagaactcaaaAATGTTCTAAGGTATCAAATACAGATGCCCAGAACCTTGCTTCTTGTAAATGTCTGAATAGGATTACCTAATGGCAATACTTTGCATATCTCTACTGTCACATTACACTATGAATTATTAATACTCTATTCACTACTGAAAAGTCATTAATGCCTTTACATCTTATCAGATTAGGGAAGTAA
Coding sequences within it:
- the LOC124905455 gene encoding Friend virus susceptibility protein 1-like, which translates into the protein MNNPKVSLSALKETLIFYNNKAEIIENQTQNLILKMAELQCKLNPHPFRVSAVKMRALTEKEWDLENWSADICEEPYKAGCIEPLDPDESSLPVKAAMPPPSEEINATLPEETFITSPEFVALQDIADSSQDSQLPSFIASRPITRLKSQQALKGLMNKVAIMAGMEVMYELSNMDFHSPRLTWLQLLLSVQSASNRDQH